Proteins co-encoded in one Alphaproteobacteria bacterium genomic window:
- a CDS encoding tetratricopeptide repeat protein — MAENDSLLREVDEAIRQDRLMALWNHLKMPIIYASIALVVITAGTSVWKQYQQSQAEKITLALADAQSLYGAQKYEQAAKAFEALTHQTRGELADAVNLWQARALLGAEKEVPALRTLQNIILAPEGKDLFWRDIACLHLMGLVKTAGEMPSQCQGKKTSPLSPVLQQIYAAGLWQAGDEKAARALLESIANDTTLPPNVRAQARSLDTTIAYKE; from the coding sequence ATGGCAGAGAACGATAGTTTATTACGTGAAGTGGACGAAGCCATTCGCCAAGACCGCTTGATGGCGTTGTGGAATCACCTCAAAATGCCGATTATTTACGCATCCATCGCGTTGGTTGTCATCACGGCGGGCACCAGTGTTTGGAAGCAATATCAACAATCTCAGGCAGAAAAGATCACCCTCGCTCTGGCCGACGCGCAATCCCTTTACGGTGCACAAAAATATGAGCAAGCCGCCAAGGCGTTTGAAGCACTGACGCATCAAACACGAGGCGAGCTGGCCGATGCTGTAAATCTTTGGCAGGCGCGCGCCTTGCTTGGCGCAGAGAAAGAGGTGCCCGCCTTGCGTACCTTGCAAAACATTATCCTAGCCCCCGAAGGCAAGGATTTGTTCTGGCGCGATATTGCCTGCCTGCATCTGATGGGGTTGGTAAAAACCGCAGGTGAAATGCCATCACAATGTCAGGGTAAAAAGACGTCACCACTTTCGCCAGTACTTCAGCAAATATATGCTGCAGGGCTCTGGCAAGCAGGGGACGAGAAGGCTGCGCGTGCGCTGCTCGAATCCATCGCCAACGACACCACGCTACCGCCTAATGTTCGTGCACAAGCGCGCTCACTCGATACGACGATAGCGTACAAGGAGTAA
- the guaA gene encoding glutamine-hydrolyzing GMP synthase, translated as MNHERILILDFGSQVTQLIARRVREAGVYSEIRPCTISLADIKAFGAKGIILSGGPASVHEDYSPTVDKGIFDLGIPLLGICYGEQLMCNLLGAAVTPGNTREFGRAMVSVVDDNALFKGVWVKGQTSQVWMSHGDKINGLPAGFKVTATTETAPYAAIADEVRKFYGVQFHPEVVHTLDGAKLITNFVRAICCCKGDWTMKAFRAEEIARIRAKVGKKKVICGVSGGVDSSVVAKLLHEAIGDQLVCIFVDTGMLRLNEGEQVHQRFVEHYKIPLIYVNASQLFLTRLKGVTDPERKRKIIGETFVEVFDAEAANFQDAEFLAQGTLYPDVIESVSFHGGPSATIKSHHNVGGLPEKMKLGLVEPLRELFKDEVRILGMELGIPEDLVYRHPFPGPGLAIRIPGEITLEKLDVLRKADAIYIEELRRHDLYDKIWQAFAVLLPVKTVGVMGDARTYEAVCALRAVTSTDGMTADVFHFPHDVLHAIAVRIVNEVRGINRIVYDITSKPPGTIEWE; from the coding sequence ATGAATCATGAACGTATCCTTATCCTCGATTTCGGCTCACAAGTAACCCAGCTCATCGCGCGGCGCGTGCGAGAGGCGGGCGTTTATAGTGAAATTCGCCCCTGCACCATTTCGCTTGCCGATATCAAGGCGTTCGGCGCGAAAGGCATCATTCTTTCTGGCGGTCCCGCATCTGTGCATGAAGATTACTCGCCCACCGTCGATAAAGGCATTTTCGATTTGGGTATCCCACTTCTGGGTATTTGTTACGGTGAGCAACTCATGTGTAATTTGTTGGGCGCGGCAGTAACGCCTGGCAACACGCGTGAATTTGGCCGCGCCATGGTGAGTGTGGTGGATGATAACGCGCTGTTCAAAGGTGTATGGGTGAAAGGCCAGACCAGCCAAGTCTGGATGAGCCATGGCGACAAGATCAATGGATTACCTGCTGGCTTCAAAGTTACCGCTACCACCGAAACCGCACCTTATGCAGCGATTGCCGACGAAGTGCGTAAATTCTACGGCGTGCAGTTCCACCCCGAAGTGGTTCACACGCTTGATGGTGCAAAACTCATCACGAACTTTGTGCGCGCGATTTGTTGCTGTAAAGGCGATTGGACCATGAAGGCATTCCGCGCCGAGGAAATCGCCCGCATCCGCGCGAAGGTCGGCAAAAAGAAAGTCATCTGCGGTGTGAGCGGTGGCGTTGATTCTTCCGTGGTTGCCAAATTATTGCACGAAGCGATCGGTGACCAGCTGGTCTGTATTTTTGTGGATACGGGTATGCTGCGTCTCAATGAAGGCGAGCAAGTGCACCAGCGTTTTGTGGAGCATTACAAAATCCCGCTTATTTACGTGAACGCCAGCCAGCTCTTTCTCACCCGCCTCAAAGGCGTGACGGACCCCGAGCGTAAACGCAAAATCATTGGTGAAACATTTGTCGAGGTGTTTGACGCCGAAGCAGCCAACTTCCAAGACGCGGAATTCTTAGCACAAGGCACTCTCTACCCCGATGTGATTGAGTCAGTGAGCTTCCATGGCGGCCCATCCGCGACCATTAAATCGCACCATAACGTGGGCGGATTGCCAGAAAAAATGAAGCTCGGTCTGGTCGAGCCATTACGCGAACTCTTCAAAGACGAAGTGCGCATCTTGGGTATGGAGCTCGGTATCCCTGAAGATTTAGTGTATCGCCATCCATTCCCAGGCCCAGGTCTTGCCATTCGCATTCCAGGTGAAATCACTCTCGAGAAACTCGATGTGCTTCGCAAGGCAGACGCGATTTACATTGAAGAACTCCGCCGTCACGATCTTTACGATAAAATCTGGCAAGCGTTTGCCGTGTTGCTGCCCGTAAAAACCGTAGGCGTGATGGGCGACGCCCGCACCTACGAAGCCGTCTGTGCGCTGCGTGCTGTTACCTCAACCGACGGCATGACAGCAGATGTATTCCACTTCCCGCACGACGTGCTGCATGCAATTGCAGTGCGCATCGTCAACGAAGTGCGCGGCATTAACCGCATCGTGTATGATATTACCAGCAAACCGCCTGGCACCATTGAGTGGGAGTAA